In a single window of the Acidobacteriota bacterium genome:
- a CDS encoding M3 family oligoendopeptidase — MHAGRPPLSLLGPEEPNGGANGRTGAEGVHWNLDDLYPGPDALERDLERTQDQAAGFAERYRGRVGRLDGRELAQAVREYEALQVGLGRAGSYAYLHWCTDTQDSRRGAILQKTREASTQLVRKILFFELEWLQLDEGRAAELLSSRELQPFRHYLEVERLRAPHVLSEPEEKILAEKRVTGRSAWNRLFDQMHGAARYTCGDRKLTREELLSRLYDPDREVRRESALAFSRGLEERVSEMAFISNTMLADKASDDRLRKYPHWLASRNLDNEISDDAVQVLVKAVTGRYDLAARHYRLKQRLLNLDVSRDYDRYAPVGTATARYSWATARETVLEAYGAFHPSMESIAARFFDERWIDAPPNPGKSGGAFSHQTVPPVHPYVMMNYTGNIRDVQVLAHELGHGVHQYLSRTQGYLQSRPPLTTSETASVFGEMLVFDHLLRNEPEPGVRLSILVGNIDDTMATVFRQIALHRFEERTHNARRDEGELSVERFNELWMETQEEMFRGSVHLGEHYSTWWSYIPHFIHTPGYVYAYAFGKLLVLALYGRYKQDANGFAEEYLELLEAGGSDWPHVMFQPMGVDLTDPDFWNTGLSMTEDMIRQAEELSESN; from the coding sequence ATGCATGCGGGAAGGCCGCCTCTGTCTCTGTTGGGGCCGGAAGAACCGAACGGAGGCGCCAACGGGCGCACCGGCGCCGAAGGGGTTCACTGGAACCTGGACGACCTCTATCCCGGCCCCGACGCCCTGGAGAGGGATCTGGAGCGGACGCAGGACCAAGCGGCCGGTTTCGCCGAGCGGTATCGGGGTCGGGTGGGTCGCCTCGACGGCCGTGAGCTGGCTCAGGCCGTCCGCGAGTACGAGGCTTTGCAGGTCGGTTTGGGACGGGCCGGCTCCTATGCCTACCTGCACTGGTGCACCGATACGCAGGATTCCCGCCGCGGCGCCATCCTGCAGAAGACGCGGGAAGCCTCGACGCAACTGGTCCGCAAGATCCTATTCTTCGAACTGGAGTGGCTGCAATTGGACGAGGGGCGGGCGGCCGAGTTGCTTTCCAGCCGGGAGCTGCAACCCTTCCGGCACTACCTGGAGGTGGAGCGGCTGCGGGCTCCCCACGTCCTGAGCGAGCCGGAAGAGAAGATCCTGGCGGAAAAGCGGGTGACCGGCAGGTCCGCGTGGAATCGCCTCTTCGACCAGATGCACGGTGCCGCCCGCTATACCTGCGGGGATCGCAAGCTGACCCGCGAGGAACTGCTCTCCCGCCTCTATGACCCGGACCGGGAGGTGAGGCGGGAATCGGCGTTGGCCTTCAGCCGGGGTCTGGAAGAGCGGGTCAGCGAGATGGCCTTCATCTCCAACACCATGCTGGCCGACAAGGCCTCCGACGACCGGCTCAGGAAATATCCCCACTGGTTGGCCAGCCGGAATCTGGACAACGAGATCAGCGATGACGCCGTCCAGGTCCTGGTGAAGGCGGTGACCGGACGCTACGACCTGGCGGCCCGCCACTACCGGCTCAAGCAGCGCCTGTTGAACCTGGACGTCTCCCGGGACTATGACCGCTACGCCCCCGTCGGCACGGCCACCGCCCGGTATTCGTGGGCCACCGCCCGTGAAACCGTCCTGGAGGCGTACGGGGCATTCCATCCCTCCATGGAATCCATCGCCGCCCGTTTCTTCGACGAACGCTGGATCGACGCTCCGCCCAATCCGGGAAAATCGGGGGGCGCCTTCAGTCATCAGACCGTCCCCCCGGTTCACCCCTACGTCATGATGAACTACACGGGAAACATTCGCGACGTGCAGGTCCTGGCCCACGAACTGGGGCACGGGGTCCACCAGTACCTCTCCCGAACCCAGGGCTACCTGCAATCCCGTCCGCCCCTGACCACTTCGGAGACGGCCTCCGTCTTCGGGGAGATGCTGGTCTTCGATCACCTGCTCCGCAACGAGCCGGAGCCCGGGGTCCGGCTGTCCATCCTGGTCGGCAACATCGACGACACCATGGCCACCGTCTTCCGGCAGATCGCCCTGCATCGCTTCGAGGAGCGGACGCACAACGCGCGGCGGGACGAAGGTGAGCTGTCGGTCGAGCGATTCAATGAACTCTGGATGGAAACTCAGGAGGAGATGTTCCGGGGAAGCGTTCACCTGGGAGAGCACTACAGCACCTGGTGGAGCTACATCCCCCATTTCATCCACACCCCCGGGTATGTCTACGCCTATGCTTTCGGCAAGCTGTTGGTCCTGGCCCTGTACGGCCGCTACAAGCAGGACGCGAACGGATTCGCCGAGGAGTATCTGGAGCTCCTGGAGGCCGGAGGCTCGGACTGGCCGCACGTCATGTTCCAGCCCATGGGCGTGGACCTCACCGACCCCGATTTCTGGAATACTGGCCTCTCCATGACCGAGGACATGATCCGGCAGGCGGAAGAACTGAGTGAGTCCAACTGA
- a CDS encoding PQQ-binding-like beta-propeller repeat protein, producing the protein MSPTEMSETPHLRRKGSQFLPGICLNIVLAFCLGGLRAGDWPQFLGPTRDGVYAGKDLARQWPASGPRVLWKREAGQGFANPIVAGGTLILFHRVDGRDVVDALGADDGRELWTFSYPTDYRDDFGFDEGPRASPAADGDRIYTFGAQGILQCLGLGSGNRIWQVDTRSQFRPRKGFFGAACSPLVRDGAVFVHVGAQGAGVVAFDADTGRTLWKATDDEAGYSSPVHASIGGRPWIVSFTRYGVVSIDPANGRVGFRVRWRSRSRASVNAAVPLIVGDRIFVSASYSTGALLLDAAGESPAKIWTSNDALSNHYATSVYRDGYLYGFHGRQEYGPSLRCVEWETGRVKWNQGGLRAGTVTLAGDRLLVLTERGELILAAADPEEFRVISRAKVLEGTVRAYPALARGRLYARNETALVCVDLRK; encoded by the coding sequence GTGAGTCCAACTGAAATGTCCGAAACTCCGCATCTCCGGCGCAAGGGATCGCAGTTCCTCCCGGGAATCTGCCTCAATATCGTGTTGGCGTTCTGTCTCGGCGGGCTGCGGGCCGGCGACTGGCCCCAGTTTCTGGGACCGACTCGAGACGGCGTCTATGCCGGGAAGGACCTGGCCCGCCAGTGGCCCGCTTCGGGACCACGCGTGCTCTGGAAGCGGGAGGCCGGACAAGGGTTCGCCAACCCCATCGTGGCGGGCGGCACCCTGATCCTCTTTCACCGGGTGGACGGCCGGGACGTCGTGGATGCCTTGGGAGCGGACGACGGCCGGGAGTTGTGGACCTTCTCCTACCCGACCGACTACCGGGATGACTTCGGCTTCGACGAGGGGCCCCGGGCCAGTCCGGCGGCGGACGGCGACCGGATCTACACCTTCGGCGCTCAGGGAATCCTCCAATGCCTGGGCCTGGGTTCGGGCAACCGCATCTGGCAGGTGGACACCCGGTCCCAATTCCGACCGCGCAAGGGCTTCTTCGGCGCAGCCTGTTCCCCACTGGTCCGGGACGGGGCCGTTTTCGTCCATGTGGGCGCCCAAGGCGCCGGCGTCGTGGCGTTCGACGCCGACACGGGACGGACCCTCTGGAAGGCCACCGACGACGAGGCGGGCTACTCCTCTCCGGTGCACGCCTCCATCGGGGGCAGGCCGTGGATCGTCTCCTTCACCCGATACGGCGTGGTCTCCATCGACCCGGCCAACGGAAGAGTCGGCTTCCGAGTACGCTGGCGGTCGCGAAGCCGGGCTTCGGTCAACGCGGCCGTTCCCCTCATCGTCGGCGACCGGATCTTCGTGTCGGCCAGCTACAGCACCGGCGCCCTGCTGCTGGATGCCGCCGGAGAGTCGCCCGCAAAAATCTGGACTTCCAACGACGCCCTCAGCAACCACTATGCCACCAGCGTCTACCGGGACGGCTATCTCTACGGTTTTCACGGCCGCCAGGAATACGGTCCCAGCCTGCGTTGCGTCGAGTGGGAAACGGGACGGGTCAAGTGGAATCAGGGCGGGTTGCGTGCCGGGACCGTCACCCTGGCCGGCGACCGGCTTTTGGTCCTGACCGAGCGGGGTGAATTGATCCTGGCCGCGGCCGATCCCGAGGAATTCCGGGTGATCTCGCGCGCCAAGGTTCTGGAGGGCACGGTGCGTGCCTATCCGGCCCTGGCCCGGG